The proteins below come from a single Bactrocera dorsalis isolate Fly_Bdor chromosome 5, ASM2337382v1, whole genome shotgun sequence genomic window:
- the LOC105226441 gene encoding GATOR complex protein Iml1 isoform X1 — protein MKHYKLNTHQKSYSDADLLINQKEHPDTKIGDVVEVYDREDENTRLLLQITKFNDLRRDEISIEAGIATQFNLRKFAYVFMRRVNASDVALDSIEIAFKDQYMGRSEMWRLKTYLTDTCVYINKKIENIEMQIRCQVYEMWAQGERVSCGVITEETKIVFRSSTSMVYLFLQMSSEMWDFDIHGDLYFEKAVNGFLTELFHKWKKLGCNHEVTIVLFSRTFYAAKSLDEFPDHMRDCLQLDYKGRYYEDFYRVAIQNERNEDWCTVLTQLRKLFTSYESTVLRYHEREGVSIPAATNSTAAQGNFLEVLNISLNTFEKHYLDRTFDRTGQLSVVITPGVGVFEVDRELTNITKQRIIDNGVGSDLVCVGEQPLHAVPLLKFHNKDTSLTSADDYSLPHWINLSFYSTNKKVAYSNFIPRIKLPPIVANITLNKENRESEKHFLSCNQSEYIHNSLFDYDAYDEQIFQPPPAQSTCSLQRVIRAKKTSVPSLETSAYRNHDWENLTPTKIPNLRRKMSDPDIYHGTSGMLAALTDSPNLSESLASDKNSRRSIVSIAPIVRPGRALINPFDPSHVTIKLTSNRRRWSHIFPKGPTGVLIQQHHYQAVPAKPHNLSYSNIINNDNEHASGFSTFDYDHTFTCSSLNKSFTSSNDSDKNEFPKKRNNSLLNNSPNNATAGAAVPTKSFLWGATGEQEWTPAITTANAKMGKHLNPIVETEAPTKSQSANADGRGKVIIGVDWKSLTIPACLPITTDYFPDKRSLHNDYVISDYTLLPDDVNFDYANSRAVYRKPLSTEEVFREIVSQRLAQGFQLIVLEEKNTQPAQAPCCGGYKQQKPPSVLGIIAPTEVMKEYLLSIGRIFHRITLIGSVITVTGYRPRHPYPPINVDYRYRFHAPQHETYEISGVNFTTEKLENFNWNYMDHYICTRGDRDYPLMESLKYWRYRMYLLPTDNLAMKKIIEYGSQRCDIYTDLAVDNTKRQVEDFMRFMEVHINKVKRQRIHDSPTAQSHLTRRRHSTSIISRPQPNQGLVNSPFRERVGSNRLPEKRPSFISKPVMKVDRGRISPAADAAAIALNNDLSHKEDQDDGFASEVKLRPNSDLNEILEAMKHPITGVAFFTQTPNLPCYTFVSHEALLWLKSRLDNNKNPLDILEAMRREKMICHASGDWDRQIIPGFYLYFIVQQEKPIKEVPKPLLDLSAFENEWMEIELQGCNHLWTDETKIPNIPTFLREIPSAQSWADYSQNKKIYRHSHLEINVNQKSERMEWGHVKYHTVMQPGYAFEIVVEWVTASGPIVGDLIWSWTRKANHCNYELISVPADPMAEPFTEKSDPLRGPIFIPLSEKFLSGKSVMFAEFAEESRADRMLLFQEAILARFGFLPCVIEKKYSFNKDVPKEYQYVHCSGHMFVLIRCSKNNYQFESPSRQEANVTRCVYGHTNNTNVPKKVGFLWAWNHMIPNKKWKSLVIKNSQDGELFQLKMLKDFRDFCSDADERLTKFWEHCHELKRKSLKMDNIVEGKVK, from the exons atgaaacATTACAAATTAAATACACATCAAAAGTCCTACAGCG ATGCTGATTTGCTGATTAATCAAAAGGAACATCCTGACACAAAAATAGGTGATGTGGTTGAGGTTTATGACCGCGAAGATGAAAATACTAGATTATTATTGCAAATTACCAAATTTAACGATCTTCGCCGTGACGAAATTAGCATTGAGGCAGGCATTGCTACTCAGttcaatttaagaaaatttgcctATGTTTTTATGCGACGTGTGAATGCAAGTGATGTAGCTCTTGATTCTATTGAAATTGCGTTTAAAGATCAATATATGGGAAGATCCGAAATGTGGCGTTTGAAAACATATTtg ACAGACACttgtgtttatataaataaaaaaatcgaaaatattgaaatgcaaATTCGTTGTCAAGTTTATGAGATGTGGGCTCAAGGTGAACGCGTTTCCTGTGGAGTAATAACGGAAGAAACAAAGATTGTATTTCGAAGTAGTACTTCAatggtatatttgtttttgcaaatgtcATCAGAAATGTGGGATTTCGACATACACGGcgatttatatttcgaaaagGCGGTTAACGGGTTCCTTACCGAATTATTtcataaatggaaaaaattgggCTGCAATCACGAAGTCACGATTGTATTGTTTTCTCGTACATTTTATGCTGCGAAATCACTTGACGAGTTTCCAGATCATATGCGCGATTGCCTTCAATTGGACTATAAAGGCCGTTATTATGAGGATTTTTATCGTGTTGCTATTCAAAATGAACGCAATGAAGATTGGTGCACTGTATTGACGCAGTTACGCAAACTTTTTACATCATACGAATCAACGGTGCTGCGTTATCATGAGCGTGAGGGTGTATCCATTCCCGCAGCTACAAATTCCACAGCGGCTCAAGGCAACTTCCTGGAAGTATTGAATATTTCATTGAACACGTTCGAGAAACATTACTTAGATAGGACATTTGACCGAACGGGTCAGTTGTCTGTTGTTATCACACCTGGTGTTGGGGTCTTTGAAGTCGACAGAGAACTTACAAATATTACTAAGCAGCGG ATAATTGATAATGGCGTTGGTAGCGATTTAGTTTGTGTAGGAGAGCAACCTTTACACGCTGTTccacttttaaaatttcacaacaAGGACACTTCTTTAACCTCAGCAGATGATTATTCACTTCCACATTggataaatttaagtttttactCAACTAACAAAAAAGTGGCATACTCAAATTTTATACCGCGCATTAAATTGCCACCAATTGTTGCAAATATCACATTAAATAAGGAAAACAGA gaaagtgaaaaacattttttgagttgCAACCAAtctgaatatatacataattcatTGTTTGATTATGATGCCTATGATGAGCAAATATTTCAGCCTCCACCAGCTCAAAGCACTTG TTCGTTGCAGCGAGTTATTCGTGCTAAAAAGACTTCCGTGCCTAGCTTAGAGACGTCAGCGTACCGAAACCATGACTGGGAGAATTTAACACCTACGAAAATTCCAAACTTGCGACGCAAAATGTCTGATCCAGATATATATCATGGTACATCAGGAATGCTAGCTGCTTTG ACTGATTCACCCAACTTGTCTGAATCATTAGCATCTGATAAGAATTCACGACGTTCTATTGTTTCTATTGCTCCTATCGTTCGCCCGGGGCGAGCATTAATCAATCCATTCGATCCATCTCACGTTACAATAAAACTCACCTCGAATCGTCGACGCTGGTCGCACATATTCCCAAAG ggaCCTACCGGTGTTCTAATACAACAACATCATTACCAAGCCGTACCTGCCAAACCCCACAATTTAAGCTAcagtaatattattaataacgATAATGAACACGCTTCAGGATTTAGCACATTTGATTATGATCACACATTCACATGTTCTTCGCTAAATAAATCCTTTACATCAAGCAATGATAGCGATAAAAATGAAT TTCccaaaaaacgaaataattcaCTCTTGAACAATAGCCCAAATAATGCGACAGCAGGCGCAGCAGTACCCACAAAAAGTTTCTTATGGGGCGCAACGGGAGAGCAGGAATGGACACCAGCTATAACAACAG CGAATGCAAAAATGGGAAAACACTTAAATCCTATTGTTGAAACCGAAGCTCCTACTAAAAGTCAGAGCGCAAACGCAGATGGCAGAGGAAAAGTAATAATAG GTGTGGATTGGAAATCGCTAACCATACCGGCTTGTTTGCCAATCACAACCGATTATTTCCcagataaacgttctctgcatAATGATTATGTTATATCTGATTATACGCTTCTGCCTGACGATGTAAATTTCGATTATGCTAATAGTAGAGCGGTGTATCGTAAACCTCTTTCTACGGAGGAGGTATTTCGGGAGATTGTGTCCCAACGATTGGCGCAAGGCTTCCAGCTGATTGTGCTCGAGGAGAAGAATACTCAACCAGCACAGGCGCCCTGCTGTGGCGGCTACAAACAACAAAAGCCACCTTCCGTTTTAGGAATTATTGCACCGACTGAAGTGATGAAGGAGTATTTGCTTTCTATTGGTCGAATATTTCACCGAATAACATTGATTGGATCCGTGATAACAGTCACTGGTTATCGGCCAAG acatcCTTATCCGCCCATTAACGTTGACTACCGCTATCGTTTTCATGCACCCCAACACGAGACTTATGAAATATCAGGTGTTAATTTTACGAcggaaaaattagaaaatttcaattGGAACTATATGGATCATTATATTTGTACACGCGGGGACCGGGACTATCCTTTGATGGAG AGTTTAAAATACTGGCGTTACCGTATGTATTTACTACCCACTGATAACTTAGcgatgaaaaaaatcattgaataTGGAAGTCAACGCTGTGATATCTATACAGATCTAGCTGTGGACAATACTAAGAGACAGGTCGAAGACTTCATGCGTTTTATGGAAGTGCATATAAACAAAGTGAAACGGCAGCGAATCCAT GATAGCCCCACCGCACAAAGTCATTTAACACGACGACGTCACAGTACCAGCATTATTTCCAGACCTCAACCCAACCAG GGACTGGTGAATTCGCCCTTTCGTGAACGTGTTGGAAGCAATCGCCTACCGGAAAAACGACCAAG CTTTATCTCTAAACCTGTGATGAAAGTCGATCGTGGCCGCATATCGCCCGCGGCAGATGCAGCTGCAATAGCATTAAATAATGATTTAAGCCACAAAGAGGATCAGGATGATGG ctTTGCGTCGGAGGTAAAATTACGCCCGAACTCCGATTTGAATGAAATCCTTGAAGCAATGAAGCATCCCATAACCGGTGTAGCTTTCTTCACTCAGACTCCTAACTTGCCATGCTACACCTTTGTTTCACATGAGGCCTTGCTTTGGCTCAAGTCACGTttggacaacaacaaaaatccatTAGATATATTGGAGGCCATGCGAAG aGAGAAAATGATTTGTCATGCTTCAGGAGATTGGGATAGGCAAATTATACCTGggttttatctttattttatagTGCAACAAGAAAAACCGATAAAAG aGGTACCTAAACCTCTTTTGGATTTAAGTGCTTTTGAGAATGAGTGGATGGAGATCGAATTACAGGGGTGTAACCATTTGTGGACTGATGAAACGAAGATTCCGAATATACCCACATTCCTGCGAGAAATACCTTCGGCACAATCTTGGGCTGATTATAGCCAAAATA AAAAAATATACCGTCATTCCCATTTGGAAATCAATGTCAATCAAAAGAGCGAGCGTATGGAATGGGGTCATGTCAAGTATCATACTGTTATGCAGCCCGGGTATGCTTTTGAAATAGTTGTTGAGTGGGTCACGGCATCCGGACCGATTGTGGGAGATTTG atttgGAGCTGGACACGTAAAGCGAATCATTGTAATTATGAATTGATATCAGTTCCTGCTGATCCGATGGCAGAACCATTTACAGAGAAATCTGATCCACTCCGTGGTCCCATTTTCATACCGTTATCGGAGAAATTTTTAAGCGGCAAGAGTGTTATGTTCGCCG AATTCGCTGAAGAGAGTAGAGCTGATCGCATGTTATTATTTCAAGAAGCTATTCTCGCAAGGTTCGGTTTTTTGCCATGTGTGATAGAAAAAAAGTATTCGTTTAACAAAGAT GTGCCTAAGGAATACCAATACGTACATTGTTCCGGACACATGTTTGTACTTATTCG ttgttcaaaaaataactaTCAATTTGAATCTCCGAGCCGACAAGAAGCGAACGTTACCCGATGTGTGTATGGGCACACAAATAATACTAATGTACCAAAGAAG gttGGATTTTTATGGGCCTGGAATCACATGATTCCCAATAAGAAGTGGAAATCATTGGTAATTAAAAATTCGCAAGACGGTGAgctttttcaactgaaaatgcttaaagattttcgtgatttttgTTCGGATGCTGATGAGCGACTCACTAAATTCTGGGAACATTGCCATGAATTGAAGCGAAAATCTCTTAAAATGGATAATATTGTCGAAGGAAAggttaaataa
- the LOC105226441 gene encoding GATOR complex protein Iml1 isoform X3 gives MKHYKLNTHQKSYSDADLLINQKEHPDTKIGDVVEVYDREDENTRLLLQITKFNDLRRDEISIEAGIATQFNLRKFAYVFMRRVNASDVALDSIEIAFKDQYMGRSEMWRLKTYLTDTCVYINKKIENIEMQIRCQVYEMWAQGERVSCGVITEETKIVFRSSTSMVYLFLQMSSEMWDFDIHGDLYFEKAVNGFLTELFHKWKKLGCNHEVTIVLFSRTFYAAKSLDEFPDHMRDCLQLDYKGRYYEDFYRVAIQNERNEDWCTVLTQLRKLFTSYESTVLRYHEREGVSIPAATNSTAAQGNFLEVLNISLNTFEKHYLDRTFDRTGQLSVVITPGVGVFEVDRELTNITKQRIIDNGVGSDLVCVGEQPLHAVPLLKFHNKDTSLTSADDYSLPHWINLSFYSTNKKVAYSNFIPRIKLPPIVANITLNKENRESEKHFLSCNQSEYIHNSLFDYDAYDEQIFQPPPAQSTCSLQRVIRAKKTSVPSLETSAYRNHDWENLTPTKIPNLRRKMSDPDIYHGTSGMLAALTDSPNLSESLASDKNSRRSIVSIAPIVRPGRALINPFDPSHVTIKLTSNRRRWSHIFPKGPTGVLIQQHHYQAVPAKPHNLSYSNIINNDNEHASGFSTFDYDHTFTCSSLNKSFTSSNDSDKNEFPKKRNNSLLNNSPNNATAGAAVPTKSFLWGATGEQEWTPAITTAPTKSQSANADGRGKVIIGVDWKSLTIPACLPITTDYFPDKRSLHNDYVISDYTLLPDDVNFDYANSRAVYRKPLSTEEVFREIVSQRLAQGFQLIVLEEKNTQPAQAPCCGGYKQQKPPSVLGIIAPTEVMKEYLLSIGRIFHRITLIGSVITVTGYRPRHPYPPINVDYRYRFHAPQHETYEISGVNFTTEKLENFNWNYMDHYICTRGDRDYPLMESLKYWRYRMYLLPTDNLAMKKIIEYGSQRCDIYTDLAVDNTKRQVEDFMRFMEVHINKVKRQRIHDSPTAQSHLTRRRHSTSIISRPQPNQGLVNSPFRERVGSNRLPEKRPSFISKPVMKVDRGRISPAADAAAIALNNDLSHKEDQDDGFASEVKLRPNSDLNEILEAMKHPITGVAFFTQTPNLPCYTFVSHEALLWLKSRLDNNKNPLDILEAMRREKMICHASGDWDRQIIPGFYLYFIVQQEKPIKEVPKPLLDLSAFENEWMEIELQGCNHLWTDETKIPNIPTFLREIPSAQSWADYSQNKKIYRHSHLEINVNQKSERMEWGHVKYHTVMQPGYAFEIVVEWVTASGPIVGDLIWSWTRKANHCNYELISVPADPMAEPFTEKSDPLRGPIFIPLSEKFLSGKSVMFAEFAEESRADRMLLFQEAILARFGFLPCVIEKKYSFNKDVPKEYQYVHCSGHMFVLIRCSKNNYQFESPSRQEANVTRCVYGHTNNTNVPKKVGFLWAWNHMIPNKKWKSLVIKNSQDGELFQLKMLKDFRDFCSDADERLTKFWEHCHELKRKSLKMDNIVEGKVK, from the exons atgaaacATTACAAATTAAATACACATCAAAAGTCCTACAGCG ATGCTGATTTGCTGATTAATCAAAAGGAACATCCTGACACAAAAATAGGTGATGTGGTTGAGGTTTATGACCGCGAAGATGAAAATACTAGATTATTATTGCAAATTACCAAATTTAACGATCTTCGCCGTGACGAAATTAGCATTGAGGCAGGCATTGCTACTCAGttcaatttaagaaaatttgcctATGTTTTTATGCGACGTGTGAATGCAAGTGATGTAGCTCTTGATTCTATTGAAATTGCGTTTAAAGATCAATATATGGGAAGATCCGAAATGTGGCGTTTGAAAACATATTtg ACAGACACttgtgtttatataaataaaaaaatcgaaaatattgaaatgcaaATTCGTTGTCAAGTTTATGAGATGTGGGCTCAAGGTGAACGCGTTTCCTGTGGAGTAATAACGGAAGAAACAAAGATTGTATTTCGAAGTAGTACTTCAatggtatatttgtttttgcaaatgtcATCAGAAATGTGGGATTTCGACATACACGGcgatttatatttcgaaaagGCGGTTAACGGGTTCCTTACCGAATTATTtcataaatggaaaaaattgggCTGCAATCACGAAGTCACGATTGTATTGTTTTCTCGTACATTTTATGCTGCGAAATCACTTGACGAGTTTCCAGATCATATGCGCGATTGCCTTCAATTGGACTATAAAGGCCGTTATTATGAGGATTTTTATCGTGTTGCTATTCAAAATGAACGCAATGAAGATTGGTGCACTGTATTGACGCAGTTACGCAAACTTTTTACATCATACGAATCAACGGTGCTGCGTTATCATGAGCGTGAGGGTGTATCCATTCCCGCAGCTACAAATTCCACAGCGGCTCAAGGCAACTTCCTGGAAGTATTGAATATTTCATTGAACACGTTCGAGAAACATTACTTAGATAGGACATTTGACCGAACGGGTCAGTTGTCTGTTGTTATCACACCTGGTGTTGGGGTCTTTGAAGTCGACAGAGAACTTACAAATATTACTAAGCAGCGG ATAATTGATAATGGCGTTGGTAGCGATTTAGTTTGTGTAGGAGAGCAACCTTTACACGCTGTTccacttttaaaatttcacaacaAGGACACTTCTTTAACCTCAGCAGATGATTATTCACTTCCACATTggataaatttaagtttttactCAACTAACAAAAAAGTGGCATACTCAAATTTTATACCGCGCATTAAATTGCCACCAATTGTTGCAAATATCACATTAAATAAGGAAAACAGA gaaagtgaaaaacattttttgagttgCAACCAAtctgaatatatacataattcatTGTTTGATTATGATGCCTATGATGAGCAAATATTTCAGCCTCCACCAGCTCAAAGCACTTG TTCGTTGCAGCGAGTTATTCGTGCTAAAAAGACTTCCGTGCCTAGCTTAGAGACGTCAGCGTACCGAAACCATGACTGGGAGAATTTAACACCTACGAAAATTCCAAACTTGCGACGCAAAATGTCTGATCCAGATATATATCATGGTACATCAGGAATGCTAGCTGCTTTG ACTGATTCACCCAACTTGTCTGAATCATTAGCATCTGATAAGAATTCACGACGTTCTATTGTTTCTATTGCTCCTATCGTTCGCCCGGGGCGAGCATTAATCAATCCATTCGATCCATCTCACGTTACAATAAAACTCACCTCGAATCGTCGACGCTGGTCGCACATATTCCCAAAG ggaCCTACCGGTGTTCTAATACAACAACATCATTACCAAGCCGTACCTGCCAAACCCCACAATTTAAGCTAcagtaatattattaataacgATAATGAACACGCTTCAGGATTTAGCACATTTGATTATGATCACACATTCACATGTTCTTCGCTAAATAAATCCTTTACATCAAGCAATGATAGCGATAAAAATGAAT TTCccaaaaaacgaaataattcaCTCTTGAACAATAGCCCAAATAATGCGACAGCAGGCGCAGCAGTACCCACAAAAAGTTTCTTATGGGGCGCAACGGGAGAGCAGGAATGGACACCAGCTATAACAACAG CTCCTACTAAAAGTCAGAGCGCAAACGCAGATGGCAGAGGAAAAGTAATAATAG GTGTGGATTGGAAATCGCTAACCATACCGGCTTGTTTGCCAATCACAACCGATTATTTCCcagataaacgttctctgcatAATGATTATGTTATATCTGATTATACGCTTCTGCCTGACGATGTAAATTTCGATTATGCTAATAGTAGAGCGGTGTATCGTAAACCTCTTTCTACGGAGGAGGTATTTCGGGAGATTGTGTCCCAACGATTGGCGCAAGGCTTCCAGCTGATTGTGCTCGAGGAGAAGAATACTCAACCAGCACAGGCGCCCTGCTGTGGCGGCTACAAACAACAAAAGCCACCTTCCGTTTTAGGAATTATTGCACCGACTGAAGTGATGAAGGAGTATTTGCTTTCTATTGGTCGAATATTTCACCGAATAACATTGATTGGATCCGTGATAACAGTCACTGGTTATCGGCCAAG acatcCTTATCCGCCCATTAACGTTGACTACCGCTATCGTTTTCATGCACCCCAACACGAGACTTATGAAATATCAGGTGTTAATTTTACGAcggaaaaattagaaaatttcaattGGAACTATATGGATCATTATATTTGTACACGCGGGGACCGGGACTATCCTTTGATGGAG AGTTTAAAATACTGGCGTTACCGTATGTATTTACTACCCACTGATAACTTAGcgatgaaaaaaatcattgaataTGGAAGTCAACGCTGTGATATCTATACAGATCTAGCTGTGGACAATACTAAGAGACAGGTCGAAGACTTCATGCGTTTTATGGAAGTGCATATAAACAAAGTGAAACGGCAGCGAATCCAT GATAGCCCCACCGCACAAAGTCATTTAACACGACGACGTCACAGTACCAGCATTATTTCCAGACCTCAACCCAACCAG GGACTGGTGAATTCGCCCTTTCGTGAACGTGTTGGAAGCAATCGCCTACCGGAAAAACGACCAAG CTTTATCTCTAAACCTGTGATGAAAGTCGATCGTGGCCGCATATCGCCCGCGGCAGATGCAGCTGCAATAGCATTAAATAATGATTTAAGCCACAAAGAGGATCAGGATGATGG ctTTGCGTCGGAGGTAAAATTACGCCCGAACTCCGATTTGAATGAAATCCTTGAAGCAATGAAGCATCCCATAACCGGTGTAGCTTTCTTCACTCAGACTCCTAACTTGCCATGCTACACCTTTGTTTCACATGAGGCCTTGCTTTGGCTCAAGTCACGTttggacaacaacaaaaatccatTAGATATATTGGAGGCCATGCGAAG aGAGAAAATGATTTGTCATGCTTCAGGAGATTGGGATAGGCAAATTATACCTGggttttatctttattttatagTGCAACAAGAAAAACCGATAAAAG aGGTACCTAAACCTCTTTTGGATTTAAGTGCTTTTGAGAATGAGTGGATGGAGATCGAATTACAGGGGTGTAACCATTTGTGGACTGATGAAACGAAGATTCCGAATATACCCACATTCCTGCGAGAAATACCTTCGGCACAATCTTGGGCTGATTATAGCCAAAATA AAAAAATATACCGTCATTCCCATTTGGAAATCAATGTCAATCAAAAGAGCGAGCGTATGGAATGGGGTCATGTCAAGTATCATACTGTTATGCAGCCCGGGTATGCTTTTGAAATAGTTGTTGAGTGGGTCACGGCATCCGGACCGATTGTGGGAGATTTG atttgGAGCTGGACACGTAAAGCGAATCATTGTAATTATGAATTGATATCAGTTCCTGCTGATCCGATGGCAGAACCATTTACAGAGAAATCTGATCCACTCCGTGGTCCCATTTTCATACCGTTATCGGAGAAATTTTTAAGCGGCAAGAGTGTTATGTTCGCCG AATTCGCTGAAGAGAGTAGAGCTGATCGCATGTTATTATTTCAAGAAGCTATTCTCGCAAGGTTCGGTTTTTTGCCATGTGTGATAGAAAAAAAGTATTCGTTTAACAAAGAT GTGCCTAAGGAATACCAATACGTACATTGTTCCGGACACATGTTTGTACTTATTCG ttgttcaaaaaataactaTCAATTTGAATCTCCGAGCCGACAAGAAGCGAACGTTACCCGATGTGTGTATGGGCACACAAATAATACTAATGTACCAAAGAAG gttGGATTTTTATGGGCCTGGAATCACATGATTCCCAATAAGAAGTGGAAATCATTGGTAATTAAAAATTCGCAAGACGGTGAgctttttcaactgaaaatgcttaaagattttcgtgatttttgTTCGGATGCTGATGAGCGACTCACTAAATTCTGGGAACATTGCCATGAATTGAAGCGAAAATCTCTTAAAATGGATAATATTGTCGAAGGAAAggttaaataa